From one Bradyrhizobium sp. Ash2021 genomic stretch:
- a CDS encoding NAD(P)H-dependent oxidoreductase, giving the protein MDKPMNVCVLVGSLRKGSVNRMLANALISLAPSSIKLDVVEIGQLPFFNQDLETDASPAQWTAFRQRVKAADAVLFVTPEYNRSVPAVLKNALDVGSRPYGSSIWDRKPGAIVSGSPSAIGAFGANHHLRQSLVFLNVPTMQQPEAYIGHADKLFDEHGKLVNDGTRKFLQDFMQAFANWVETIRSQGSAPDSMRQARVAAASS; this is encoded by the coding sequence ATGGATAAGCCGATGAATGTGTGTGTGTTGGTTGGAAGCCTGCGGAAGGGGTCGGTCAACAGGATGCTGGCGAATGCACTGATCTCGCTCGCGCCATCTTCGATCAAGCTCGACGTCGTCGAGATCGGACAATTGCCCTTTTTCAATCAGGATCTGGAGACCGACGCGTCGCCCGCGCAATGGACCGCGTTCCGCCAGCGCGTCAAGGCTGCCGACGCGGTGTTGTTCGTCACGCCGGAATATAACCGTTCAGTGCCGGCCGTTCTCAAGAATGCACTGGATGTCGGTTCCAGGCCGTATGGCAGCAGCATCTGGGACCGCAAGCCTGGTGCGATCGTCAGCGGCTCGCCGAGCGCGATAGGGGCCTTCGGCGCCAATCATCATTTGAGGCAGTCGCTCGTATTTCTGAACGTGCCGACCATGCAGCAGCCGGAAGCCTATATTGGCCACGCCGACAAGCTCTTCGATGAGCATGGCAAGCTCGTCAACGACGGCACCCGCAAATTCCTGCAGGACTTCATGCAGGCGTTCGCGAACTGGGTCGAGACGATCCGATCTCAGGGCAGCGCACCTGATTCCATGCGGCAAGCGCGGGTGGCCGCGGCATCCAGCTAG
- a CDS encoding enoyl-CoA hydratase, whose amino-acid sequence MDDIVTEQAGSILRVQFNRPTKRNAMTSAMYLALAGIFNKAANDENTRVVLWHAAGDSFCAGNDIEDFLKNPPGPGESPQASLMHAFVNFDKPVVVAVQGAAIGGGTTMLTHCDFIYAGETAKFQMPFINLAIVPEFGSSCSVPARIGHLRAAELILLGAPFDARRAAELGLVTEVVSDKDVLAKATETAGKLAAKPAAALHASKRLMKQSSREQIKATMKAENEEFSVQVRSEDAKEAFSAFLEKRKPDFTRSIKSPAAAYART is encoded by the coding sequence ATGGATGATATCGTTACCGAACAGGCAGGAAGTATCCTGCGCGTCCAGTTCAACCGCCCGACCAAGCGGAATGCGATGACGTCGGCCATGTACTTGGCTCTCGCCGGCATTTTCAACAAGGCGGCGAATGACGAGAACACGCGTGTCGTGCTTTGGCATGCCGCGGGAGATTCGTTCTGCGCGGGCAACGATATCGAGGACTTTCTGAAGAATCCTCCGGGCCCGGGCGAATCGCCACAGGCGAGCCTCATGCACGCATTCGTCAACTTCGACAAGCCCGTGGTCGTAGCGGTCCAGGGCGCGGCGATCGGCGGCGGCACCACCATGCTGACGCACTGCGACTTCATCTACGCGGGCGAGACCGCGAAATTCCAGATGCCCTTCATCAATCTCGCGATCGTGCCGGAATTCGGATCGAGCTGCTCGGTGCCGGCGCGGATCGGTCATCTCCGCGCCGCGGAGCTGATCCTGCTGGGCGCTCCGTTTGATGCTAGGCGGGCCGCGGAGTTGGGGCTGGTTACGGAGGTGGTATCCGACAAGGACGTCCTGGCGAAAGCGACCGAGACGGCCGGGAAGCTGGCAGCGAAGCCGGCGGCAGCGCTGCATGCCAGCAAGAGGCTCATGAAGCAGTCATCACGTGAGCAGATCAAGGCGACGATGAAGGCCGAGAACGAAGAGTTCAGCGTGCAAGTCCGCTCTGAAGACGCAAAGGAGGCGTTCTCGGCGTTCCTGGAAAAGCGCAAGCCTGACTTCACGAGGAGCATTAAGTCTCCAGCGGCCGCATACGCGCGAACATAA
- a CDS encoding CoA transferase, with protein sequence MTSNNIFSGLKVVDLASFIAGPSAAVILSDFGADVIKVEPPSGELWRHAHQMPPQPVAEDAYPWHLANRNKRGIALDLKSPSAHQVLEKLVKWADVLIVNTPHPARARLKLEYEDVVQWNPRLIYADLTGFGDKGPDADLPGFDITSYWARSGLLSMTRDAGAPPTWPVAGSGDNATAVGLYSAIVTALYRRERTGEGAHVTTSLLAEGVWSASVSIQAALCEAKFFGLHDRKHPVNAAMNVYRAKDDTWFVLIITPDKVEAVVKAIGRPDLLTDPRFSDPAKLMVNMTELTAILDVTFCAEPMAHWYNVFNGVHVTFGAVRGPQEVISDPQLRANDIIVPLEGAGGKLTSTISSPLQVHGVAKVSAKRAPKIGEHNDEVLRQLGFSATEIDGLRTSGAIPKPKEHAA encoded by the coding sequence ATGACAAGCAACAACATTTTCTCTGGACTGAAAGTGGTAGATTTGGCGAGCTTCATCGCCGGCCCCAGCGCCGCGGTGATCTTGTCCGATTTCGGCGCTGACGTCATCAAAGTGGAGCCGCCGAGCGGCGAGCTATGGCGACATGCGCACCAGATGCCACCGCAGCCGGTCGCTGAGGATGCTTATCCCTGGCACCTCGCCAATCGCAACAAGCGGGGCATCGCGCTTGATCTGAAGTCTCCGAGCGCCCATCAGGTTCTCGAAAAGCTCGTCAAATGGGCCGACGTTCTTATCGTCAACACGCCGCACCCGGCGCGCGCGCGACTGAAGCTCGAATATGAAGATGTGGTGCAGTGGAACCCGCGTTTGATCTACGCGGACCTCACGGGTTTCGGCGACAAGGGGCCGGATGCGGATCTCCCTGGCTTTGACATCACGTCGTACTGGGCACGCAGTGGATTACTGTCGATGACGCGCGATGCCGGTGCGCCGCCGACCTGGCCGGTAGCGGGTAGCGGTGACAATGCCACCGCCGTCGGGCTTTATTCGGCGATCGTCACCGCGCTCTATCGTCGCGAGCGCACGGGGGAGGGGGCGCATGTCACGACCTCACTTCTCGCCGAAGGCGTGTGGTCCGCAAGCGTCTCGATCCAGGCCGCACTGTGCGAGGCGAAATTTTTCGGACTGCACGATCGCAAGCATCCCGTGAACGCGGCTATGAACGTCTATCGCGCCAAGGATGACACCTGGTTCGTTCTCATCATCACGCCCGATAAGGTGGAGGCCGTGGTGAAGGCGATCGGCCGGCCCGATCTCCTGACTGATCCGCGATTCTCCGACCCGGCGAAGCTGATGGTGAACATGACGGAGCTCACGGCGATCCTCGACGTGACCTTCTGTGCCGAGCCGATGGCGCATTGGTATAACGTGTTCAATGGCGTTCACGTGACGTTCGGAGCGGTGCGTGGGCCACAAGAGGTGATCAGCGATCCCCAGCTCCGGGCGAATGACATCATCGTTCCGCTCGAAGGTGCCGGCGGCAAGCTGACGTCCACGATCAGCAGCCCGCTTCAGGTGCATGGCGTCGCCAAGGTGTCCGCGAAGCGCGCCCCAAAGATTGGAGAACACAACGACGAGGTTCTCCGGCAACTCGGATTCAGCGCGACCGAAATCGACGGTTTGCGTACGAGCGGCGCCATTCCGAAACCAAAGGAACATGCGGCCTAG
- a CDS encoding acyl-CoA dehydrogenase family protein — protein sequence MPTATAASKTSAPKPLSPPNSDFYEVYETLSANELATVKRVRAFMEAKVAPVITDYWVKDAFPFELLPAIKELGIGGLAMHGYGCAGGSLALLGFVQMEVARVDPSVATFMGVHGGLAMGSIYIDGSEEQKQKWLPQMARFDKIGCFGLTEPLVGSGASGGLLTTAKREGDTWILNGEKRWIGNAPWCDVSIIWARDIADNQVKGFIVENKTTPGFSVEKIENKIALKVVQNGHITLKDVRVPETNRLQSGNSFRDTAKVLKMTRYAVAWMATGCAMGAYEAALKYSQERLQFGRPIASFQLVQDLLAKMIANITASQCLIVRQAQLHAEGKLTDAHAALAKAFATAKCRETVAWARELIGGNGIVADYKAARFFADCEALYSYEGTYQMQNLIVGKAVTGLGAFV from the coding sequence ATGCCCACCGCAACCGCAGCAAGCAAAACCAGCGCGCCGAAGCCGCTATCGCCGCCAAATAGCGACTTCTATGAGGTCTACGAGACCTTGAGCGCCAACGAACTCGCGACGGTGAAACGGGTGCGCGCGTTCATGGAAGCCAAGGTCGCGCCTGTCATCACAGATTATTGGGTGAAGGACGCTTTTCCCTTCGAATTGCTGCCGGCGATCAAGGAGCTGGGCATCGGTGGGCTTGCAATGCACGGCTACGGCTGCGCAGGCGGGAGCCTGGCGCTGTTGGGCTTTGTTCAGATGGAGGTCGCACGCGTCGACCCGTCGGTCGCGACTTTCATGGGCGTGCATGGCGGCCTGGCGATGGGCTCCATCTACATCGACGGATCGGAAGAGCAGAAGCAGAAATGGCTGCCGCAGATGGCGCGCTTCGATAAGATCGGCTGTTTCGGCCTGACCGAGCCGCTGGTGGGCTCAGGTGCGAGCGGCGGCCTGCTGACCACGGCGAAGCGCGAGGGCGACACCTGGATCCTCAATGGCGAGAAGCGTTGGATCGGCAATGCTCCGTGGTGCGATGTTTCAATCATCTGGGCGCGCGATATCGCCGACAACCAGGTAAAGGGCTTCATCGTCGAGAACAAGACCACGCCCGGCTTCAGCGTCGAGAAGATCGAGAACAAGATTGCGCTTAAGGTGGTCCAGAACGGCCACATCACGCTGAAGGATGTTCGAGTGCCGGAAACGAACCGCCTCCAGAGCGGCAATTCATTCCGCGACACCGCGAAGGTGCTGAAGATGACGCGCTACGCCGTGGCGTGGATGGCGACTGGATGCGCGATGGGCGCCTACGAGGCGGCGCTGAAGTATAGCCAGGAGCGCTTGCAGTTTGGCAGGCCGATCGCGTCGTTCCAGCTGGTCCAAGACCTTCTCGCCAAAATGATCGCCAACATCACGGCTTCGCAGTGCCTGATCGTGCGCCAGGCGCAGCTGCATGCAGAAGGTAAGCTGACGGACGCCCATGCGGCCCTTGCCAAGGCGTTCGCCACCGCCAAATGCCGCGAGACGGTTGCCTGGGCCCGTGAGTTGATCGGCGGCAACGGAATCGTTGCCGACTACAAGGCGGCACGCTTCTTCGCGGATTGTGAAGCGCTCTACTCCTACGAAGGCACGTATCAGATGCAGAATCTGATCGTCGGCAAGGCTGTCACCGGCCTTGGCGCCTTCGTGTGA
- a CDS encoding enoyl-CoA hydratase-related protein, giving the protein MAVTAPNPLPRAALALANVQYEKKASIAYVTVNRPKVLNALNTPTWTDLRAAFEDAKADASVHGVILTGAGDKAFIAGADISELAHVDAYDAEESSRFGQGVLDLIENLGKPVIAAVNGFALGGGCETAMACTIRIAAEHARFGQPEVKLGLLPGGGGTQRLPRLVGKGRALQLILTGETISAQEAYRIGLVNEVVSAASLIDRAETILKQIAANAPIAVKFSLEAANKGMDTSQAEGFALEASYFGICAATEDKKEGTSAFLEKRAPQFRGR; this is encoded by the coding sequence ATGGCTGTAACAGCACCCAACCCTCTGCCCAGGGCGGCATTGGCGCTTGCGAACGTCCAGTACGAGAAAAAGGCTTCGATCGCCTACGTGACGGTCAATCGGCCCAAGGTACTCAACGCGCTCAACACGCCGACCTGGACCGATTTGCGGGCCGCATTCGAGGATGCAAAGGCCGACGCGTCTGTGCACGGCGTGATCCTCACCGGCGCAGGCGACAAGGCCTTCATTGCCGGCGCCGACATCAGCGAACTCGCGCATGTCGACGCCTACGATGCGGAGGAGTCCAGCAGGTTCGGGCAGGGTGTGCTGGACCTCATCGAAAATCTCGGCAAGCCGGTGATCGCGGCGGTTAATGGCTTTGCGCTCGGCGGCGGCTGCGAGACGGCGATGGCTTGCACGATCAGGATCGCAGCGGAACATGCCAGATTTGGGCAGCCCGAAGTCAAGCTGGGCCTGCTGCCGGGCGGTGGCGGAACGCAGCGTTTGCCGCGCCTGGTGGGAAAGGGTCGTGCGTTGCAGCTGATCCTCACGGGCGAAACGATTTCCGCGCAGGAGGCCTATCGCATAGGCCTTGTCAACGAAGTCGTCTCCGCAGCCAGCCTGATCGACCGTGCCGAGACGATTCTGAAGCAGATCGCGGCCAACGCACCGATCGCTGTGAAGTTCTCGCTGGAGGCCGCGAACAAGGGGATGGACACCAGCCAGGCCGAGGGGTTTGCACTCGAAGCGTCCTATTTCGGCATTTGCGCCGCAACCGAAGACAAGAAGGAAGGCACCTCCGCCTTCCTCGAGAAACGAGCGCCGCAGTTTCGCGGTCGGTGA